The proteins below are encoded in one region of Salvelinus namaycush isolate Seneca chromosome 32, SaNama_1.0, whole genome shotgun sequence:
- the LOC120027513 gene encoding src-like-adapter isoform X2, whose protein sequence is MGNVMWGLGAGDKTNSNYHDSALKGEDETLVVLHDYPSPDISEPIFRMGEKLRVLSQEGNWWRVRSVQSGSENYIPNNHTAKVYHGWLFEGVVRQKAEELLSLPENRVGSFMIRESTQQRGVYSMSVKHRSIQHYKIFRLENSWYYISPRLTFQCLEEMVNHYSDSADGLCCVLTGPCLSGTISPIDITSQPPPVVMRHNNFDWKKIDRKDLISAGAAQGQENRNDMVSYGVRNSMASYLSLVGDYDPAQQKKNRKKKSKSVCVIPNHSLSHMDLDEDYDM, encoded by the exons ATGGGGAATGTGATGTGGGGACTGGGAGCTGGGGACAAAACAAATTCAAACTACCATGACAGTGCATTAAAGG GAGAAGATGAGACTCTTGTCGTTCTCCATGACTATCCTTCTCCAGACATCAGTGAGCCGATCTTTAGGATGGGAGAGAAGCTGAGGGTCTTGTCTCA GGAAGGCAACTGGTGGAGAGTCCGGTCTGTCCAATCAGGAAGTGAGAACTACATCCCCAACAACCATACTGCCAAAGTCTACCATGG ATGGCTGTTTGAGGGAGTAGTGAGGCAGAAGGCAGAGGAACTACTTAGTCTCCCTGAAAACAGAGTGGGTTCCTTCATGATCAGAGAGAGCACCCAGCAGAGAG GTGTCTACTCCATGTCTGTGAAGCACAGATCCATCCAGCACTATAAAATCTTTCGCCTGGAGAACAGCTGGTACTATATCTCTCCTCGTCTTACTTTCCAGTGCTTGGAAGAGATGGTAAACCACTACTCTG ACTCTGCAGATGGTCTGTGTTGTGTTCTCACTGGCCCGTGTCTGTCTGGGACTATCAGCCCCATAGACATCACCTCTCAGCCACCCCCTGTAGTGATGCGACACAACAACTTTGACTGGAAGAAAATAGACAG GAAAGATCTGATCAGCGCAGGGGCTGCGCAGGGTCAGGAGAACAGGAATGACATGGTGAGCTACGGTGTCAGAAACAGCATGGCCTCTTACCTCTCTCTGGTCGGGGATTATGACCCAGCACAGCAGAAGAAGAACCGCAAGAAGAAGAGCAAATCTGTCTGTGTGATCCCCAACCACAGCCTTAGCCATATGGATTTGGATGAGGACTATGATATGTAG
- the LOC120027513 gene encoding src-like-adapter isoform X1 — MGNVMWGLGAGDKTNSNYHDSALKAGEDETLVVLHDYPSPDISEPIFRMGEKLRVLSQEGNWWRVRSVQSGSENYIPNNHTAKVYHGWLFEGVVRQKAEELLSLPENRVGSFMIRESTQQRGVYSMSVKHRSIQHYKIFRLENSWYYISPRLTFQCLEEMVNHYSDSADGLCCVLTGPCLSGTISPIDITSQPPPVVMRHNNFDWKKIDRKDLISAGAAQGQENRNDMVSYGVRNSMASYLSLVGDYDPAQQKKNRKKKSKSVCVIPNHSLSHMDLDEDYDM, encoded by the exons ATGGGGAATGTGATGTGGGGACTGGGAGCTGGGGACAAAACAAATTCAAACTACCATGACAGTGCATTAAAGG CAGGAGAAGATGAGACTCTTGTCGTTCTCCATGACTATCCTTCTCCAGACATCAGTGAGCCGATCTTTAGGATGGGAGAGAAGCTGAGGGTCTTGTCTCA GGAAGGCAACTGGTGGAGAGTCCGGTCTGTCCAATCAGGAAGTGAGAACTACATCCCCAACAACCATACTGCCAAAGTCTACCATGG ATGGCTGTTTGAGGGAGTAGTGAGGCAGAAGGCAGAGGAACTACTTAGTCTCCCTGAAAACAGAGTGGGTTCCTTCATGATCAGAGAGAGCACCCAGCAGAGAG GTGTCTACTCCATGTCTGTGAAGCACAGATCCATCCAGCACTATAAAATCTTTCGCCTGGAGAACAGCTGGTACTATATCTCTCCTCGTCTTACTTTCCAGTGCTTGGAAGAGATGGTAAACCACTACTCTG ACTCTGCAGATGGTCTGTGTTGTGTTCTCACTGGCCCGTGTCTGTCTGGGACTATCAGCCCCATAGACATCACCTCTCAGCCACCCCCTGTAGTGATGCGACACAACAACTTTGACTGGAAGAAAATAGACAG GAAAGATCTGATCAGCGCAGGGGCTGCGCAGGGTCAGGAGAACAGGAATGACATGGTGAGCTACGGTGTCAGAAACAGCATGGCCTCTTACCTCTCTCTGGTCGGGGATTATGACCCAGCACAGCAGAAGAAGAACCGCAAGAAGAAGAGCAAATCTGTCTGTGTGATCCCCAACCACAGCCTTAGCCATATGGATTTGGATGAGGACTATGATATGTAG